The genomic interval TTCCCCCCATGGTGGCCGGCGCGGCCCGCATCCGTGTCACCTTCCAGGTGGACGCTGACGGTTTGTTGTCCGTCACTGCCCGGGAGATGGGCACGGGCATCGAGTCACACATCGCCGTGAAGCCGTCCTACGGCCTTACCGACGATGAAGTGGCCACCATGCTGCAGGACTCCTACGCCCACGCCCAGGACGACATGGCCGCCCGCAACCTGGCCGAGGCCAAGGTGGACGCCCGGCGCCTGGCCGAGGCCACGGAGGCGGCCCTGGCGGAGGACGGTGACAGGCTGCTGCTCCCCGCCGAGCGGGCGGCCATTGAAGAACTGCTGCGCGCCCTCAAATCCGCCTTGCAGGGCGATGACCTGATCGCCGTGAAACGGGCCAGCGACCGCCTTAACCAGGGCACGGGCGAGTTCGCCGCCCGACGCATGGACGCCAGCGTGAAGCGGGCCCTCACCGGCCACAAGCTGGATGAACTGGAGATATAGGAATGGAAAGATGCCCCAACTGATCGTCCTGCCCCACGTGGAGTTGTGTCCCAACGGCGCCGTCATCGATGCCCAGAAGGGCGTGTCCATCTGCGACACCCTGCTGGAGAACGGCATCGAGATCGAGCACGCCTGCGAGAAATCCTGCGCCTGCACCACCTGCCACGTCATCCTGCGGGAAGGCTACGAGAGCCTGTCCGAGGCCACGGAGTTGGAAGATGACCTGCTCGACAAGGCCTGGGGCCTGGAGCCCACTTCACGCCTCTCCTGTCAGGCCCTGGTGGGCAGCGAGGACCTGATCGTGGAAATCCCCAAGTACACCATCAACATGGTGAAGGAAGGACACTAAACAAAGTTGGCAGTTGTCAGTAGGCAGTTGG from Thiobacillus sp. carries:
- the fdx gene encoding ISC system 2Fe-2S type ferredoxin, producing the protein MPQLIVLPHVELCPNGAVIDAQKGVSICDTLLENGIEIEHACEKSCACTTCHVILREGYESLSEATELEDDLLDKAWGLEPTSRLSCQALVGSEDLIVEIPKYTINMVKEGH